One window from the genome of Aptenodytes patagonicus chromosome 4, bAptPat1.pri.cur, whole genome shotgun sequence encodes:
- the NPY5R gene encoding neuropeptide Y receptor type 5, with protein MDLGFKDRNNRTPTKNNSATTKNFSAWEDYKSSVDDIQYFLIGLYTLISLAGFMGNLLILTALLKRKQKTIINILISNLAFSDILVVLFCSPFTLTSVLLDQWMFGTIMCHVMPFLQCASVLVSTLMLISIAAVRYRMIKYPLSSNLTAKQGYFLIVTIWALGFAICSPLPVFHKIVDLSKTLNLEALENRLLCIESWPSDSYRIAFTIALLFMQYILPLVCLTASHTSVCRSIGSRLSNKENKFEEKEMVNLTLHPSKSTGTQVQPSSHSRWCCAFGRKHHRRYSKKTSSVMPAISRHHQDTHSRDLPDTSGTEKSQLSSSSKFIPGIPICFEMIPEENTEIQDMITLSRSIIRIKTRSRRVFCRLTVLILVFGFSWMPLHLFHIVTDFNATLISNRHFKLVYCICHLLGMMSCCLNPILYGFLNNSIKADLMSLIPCCQIP; from the coding sequence ATGGATTTAGGATTCAAAGACCGTAACAACAGGACACCGACCAAGAACAACTCTGCTACTACAAAGAATTTTTCTGCCTGGGAAGACTATAAGAGTAGTGTTGATGATATACAGTACTTTCTTATTGGGCTGTACACACTTATAAGTCTGGCTGGCTTTATGGGAAATCTGCTTATACTAACGGCTCTACTAAAGCGCAAGCAGAAGACAATAATAAACATTCTTATCAGTAACTTGGCCTTTTCTGACATCTTAGTTGTGCTGTTTTGCTCACCTTTCACACTGACATCCGTCCTGCTTGACCAATGGATGTTTGGCACTATCATGTGCCACGTAATGCCCTTCCTCCAGTGCGCATCAGTTCTAGTTTCAACTTTGATGTTAATATCTATTGCTGCAGTCAGGTACCGTATGATAAAATATCCCCTTTCTAGCAATTTAACAGCAAAACAAGGCTATTTCTTAATAGTGACCATTTGGGCCCTTGGCTTTGCCATTTGCTCCCCTCTGCCAGTTTTCCACAAAATTGTGGACCTCAGCAAAACTCTGAATTTAGAGGCACTGGAGAACAGGCTCTTGTGTATTGAGTCATGGCCTTCCGATTCCTACAGAATCGCCTTTACAATAGCCTTATTGTTCATGCAGTATATATTGCCGCTGGTGTGTTTAACCGCTAGTCACACCAGCGTCTGCAGGAGCATAGGTTCCAGACTGTcaaacaaggaaaacaagtttGAAGAAAAGGAGATGGTAAACCTAACTCTTCATCCCTCTAAGAGTACCGGCACGCAGGTGCAGCCCTCCAGCCATTCCAGATGGTGCTGCGCCTTTGGCAGAAAGCACCACAGAAGATACAGTAAAAAGACTTCCAGTGTGATGCCAGCTATTTCAAGGCATCATCAGGATACTCATTCCAGAGACCTCCCAGATACCTCTGGCACAGAAAAAAGCCAGCTCTCTTCCTCCAGTAAATTCATCCCTGGGATACCTATCTGTTTTGAGATGATCccagaagaaaatacagagatCCAGGACATGATTACGTTATCCCGATCCATCATCAGAATTAAGACAAGATCTAGGAGAGTTTTTTGCAGACTGACAGTGCTAATCCTAGTTTTTGGTTTCAGTTGGATGCCTCTTCACCTTTTCCACATTGTGACGGATTTTAATGCCACTCTCATTTctaacagacattttaaattagTATATTGCATATGCCATTTACTGGGTATGATGTCCTGCTGCTTGAATCCCATCCTCTATGGGTTCCTTAACAACAGCATAAAAGCCGATTTAATGTCCCTTATTCCATGCTGCCAAATACCATGA